Proteins from a genomic interval of Paenibacillus sp. FSL R5-0623:
- a CDS encoding DUF2621 domain-containing protein has protein sequence MIFDSYAMILTSSSPSNWFMNTIAFWTFLLLGSMCIGGFFMMRKFLKVLPKADGKSKLDWQNYWVEASRHLWTDEAKAFLDQLVEPVPGPFRDIAKHSIAAEIGKIAVEDNATEVSRDHCIKGYIIATPKRDNKFLVKFLEKNKIDYSPYQHLIK, from the coding sequence ATGATTTTCGACTCCTACGCGATGATACTGACCAGCAGTTCCCCCAGCAATTGGTTTATGAATACGATCGCATTCTGGACTTTTTTATTGCTAGGCAGCATGTGTATCGGTGGATTCTTCATGATGCGCAAGTTTTTGAAAGTGCTACCAAAAGCGGATGGAAAGTCCAAACTGGATTGGCAGAATTATTGGGTTGAAGCCAGCCGTCACTTATGGACAGATGAAGCCAAAGCTTTTTTGGATCAACTTGTGGAGCCTGTGCCAGGGCCATTTCGTGACATTGCCAAACATTCCATTGCTGCAGAGATCGGTAAAATTGCAGTTGAAGACAATGCCACGGAAGTATCGAGAGATCACTGCATCAAAGGTTACATTATAGCCACACCGAAGCGGGATAATAAGTTTTTGGTCAAATTTTTGGAGAAAAACAAAATCGATTATTCCCCTTATCAACATTTGATTAAATAA
- a CDS encoding deoxyribonuclease IV encodes MLKIGSHVSFSDKGLLSATKEASSYGSSSFMIYTGAPQNTRRKPIESMYIEEGKLAMQEGGMEDIVVHAPYIINLGSYKDNTYRLAVDFLQEEIRRTHAIGVKNIVLHPGAFTDKDAHYGIGRIAEGLNEVLEGVKETDVNIALETMAGKGTEMGRSFEEIAQIIEKVTYNERLTVCMDTCHIHDAGYDIVNDFDGVLEQFDRTVGLDRIAVMHINDSKNAVGAHKDRHTPIGSGWIGFEAINRIVNHEKLQGRPFILETPWIGKEAKTQRPMYEVEIALLRGDVAGRFGQEFLTEVEQLQHFFKGKEIESRSYILDVWTLLKNDAKAKKADPREPLERLYDMVAEAALFPHLNEEQLNHRLIAWLAG; translated from the coding sequence ATGCTGAAAATCGGCTCCCACGTGTCCTTTTCGGACAAGGGATTATTGAGTGCAACGAAGGAAGCGTCCTCGTACGGTTCCAGTTCGTTTATGATATATACGGGTGCACCACAGAATACACGTCGAAAGCCAATCGAATCCATGTATATTGAAGAAGGCAAACTTGCCATGCAAGAGGGTGGAATGGAAGATATCGTTGTCCATGCACCGTACATTATTAATCTTGGCTCATACAAAGACAACACGTATAGACTCGCTGTAGATTTTCTTCAGGAAGAGATCCGTCGTACACATGCCATTGGTGTCAAAAACATCGTATTACATCCCGGCGCATTTACGGATAAAGATGCCCACTATGGGATCGGACGGATCGCAGAAGGGTTGAATGAAGTGCTGGAGGGTGTGAAAGAGACAGATGTGAACATCGCTCTGGAGACCATGGCTGGCAAAGGTACGGAGATGGGGCGCAGTTTCGAAGAGATCGCCCAGATTATTGAGAAAGTAACGTATAACGAGCGCCTGACAGTGTGTATGGATACATGCCACATTCATGATGCCGGATACGATATCGTTAACGATTTTGACGGTGTATTGGAACAATTCGATCGTACGGTAGGACTTGACCGCATTGCCGTAATGCATATTAATGATAGTAAGAATGCTGTGGGTGCGCACAAGGACCGTCATACACCAATTGGTTCTGGCTGGATCGGGTTTGAGGCGATTAACCGCATCGTCAACCATGAGAAGCTTCAAGGACGTCCATTTATTCTGGAGACACCTTGGATTGGTAAAGAGGCCAAGACACAGCGTCCAATGTATGAAGTGGAGATTGCGCTGCTGCGTGGGGATGTTGCCGGTCGTTTCGGCCAGGAATTCCTGACAGAAGTAGAGCAGTTGCAACACTTTTTCAAAGGTAAAGAGATTGAGTCCCGTTCGTATATTCTGGATGTGTGGACGCTGCTCAAAAATGATGCCAAAGCCAAAAAGGCAGATCCGCGCGAACCGCTGGAACGCCTCTATGACATGGTGGCTGAAGCTGCACTATTCCCGCATTTGAATGAAGAACAACTGAATCATCGCTTGATTGCATGGCTTGCGGGTTAA
- the purU gene encoding formyltetrahydrofolate deformylase, which translates to MEIHTKQVRPDSKNRADRARMLISCPDGPGIVAAVSHFLHQHGANIVQSDQYTMDPAGGMFFMRIEFDLPQLLVNLPKLEADFAEVASRFQMEWTLSAVSRKKKLAIFVSKEDHCLVELLWQWQAGDLDADIALVVSNHLDMKDYVESFGIPYHHIPVTADTKKEAEQRQLDVIGNDVDVIILARYMQIISPMFIEHYRNRIINIHHSFLPAFVGGKPYAQAYNRGVKIIGATAHYVTEELDGGPIIEQDVQRVSHGDDVTELKRIGRTIERVVLARAVKWHVEDRVLVHENKTVVF; encoded by the coding sequence ATGGAGATCCACACTAAACAAGTACGCCCTGATTCTAAAAACCGCGCGGATCGTGCGCGCATGCTTATTTCCTGTCCCGATGGTCCAGGAATTGTAGCTGCCGTCTCTCATTTCCTGCACCAGCATGGTGCAAACATCGTTCAGTCGGACCAGTATACCATGGACCCTGCTGGCGGCATGTTCTTTATGCGGATTGAGTTTGATCTTCCGCAATTGTTGGTCAATTTGCCGAAACTGGAAGCTGATTTTGCAGAAGTGGCAAGCCGTTTCCAAATGGAGTGGACGTTATCTGCGGTCAGCCGCAAGAAGAAACTGGCTATCTTTGTATCTAAAGAAGATCATTGTCTGGTTGAATTGTTGTGGCAATGGCAGGCAGGCGACCTGGATGCCGATATTGCGCTTGTGGTCAGCAACCATCTGGACATGAAGGACTATGTAGAATCATTCGGTATTCCATATCATCATATTCCGGTTACAGCAGATACGAAGAAAGAAGCGGAACAGCGCCAACTGGACGTCATCGGCAACGATGTGGATGTGATCATTCTGGCTCGTTACATGCAGATCATCTCTCCCATGTTTATTGAGCACTACCGTAATCGAATCATTAATATCCACCATTCGTTCCTGCCAGCCTTTGTGGGTGGTAAACCGTATGCGCAGGCGTACAACCGTGGTGTCAAAATTATCGGTGCAACAGCGCATTATGTTACGGAAGAACTGGATGGCGGCCCGATTATTGAACAGGACGTGCAACGTGTAAGCCACGGGGACGATGTAACCGAGCTGAAACGTATCGGACGTACCATTGAGCGTGTTGTGCTCGCACGTGCCGTGAAATGGCATGTTGAAGACCGTGTTCTTGTTCACGAAAATAAAACCGTCGTATTTTAA
- the tkt gene encoding transketolase has product MTDKNEAIQKDENTTIDNLSITTVRTLAIDAIEKANSGHPGMPMGSAPMGYQLFAKTMTHNPDHPTWVNRDRFVLSAGHGSMLLYSLLHLSGYDLPMEELKQFRQWGSKTPGHPEFGHTAGVDATTGPLGQGIAMAVGMAMAEAQLGATYNKDKFNVVDHYTYAICGDGDLMEGVSHESASLAGRLHLGKLIMLFDSNDITLDGKLDLSSSESIAKRFEAYGWQVLRVEDGNDLPAIEKAIQEGQADTLRPTLIEVKTVIGYGSPNKQGKGGHGGTHGSPLGADEAKLTKEYYKWVYEENFHVPAEVRDHFAQVKDRGISANKAWDEKFAEYKKAFPELAAQFETAINGDLPEGWDRDLPKYAATDKALSTRVASGNALNGLAHNVPQLTGGSADLESSTMTHLNNLENFTPEDYSGRNIYFGIREFGMAGAMNGMALHSGVKVFGGTFFVFTDYLRPAVRLAALMGLPVTYVLTHDSIAVGEDGPTHEPIEQLASLRIIPNLTVIRPADGNETSAAWAYALENKSNPVALVLTRQNLPILEGTVEGSRENVKRGAYVVSDAKDGKAVAQIIATGSEVQLAVKAQAALAEQGIQVRVISMPSWDLFEKQDKAYKESVLLPDVKARLAIEMAYPMGWEKYVGDQGDILGISTFGASAPGDRVIQEYGFTVDNVVSRVKALL; this is encoded by the coding sequence ATGACTGACAAGAACGAAGCGATTCAAAAGGACGAGAACACTACAATCGACAACCTGTCGATTACTACCGTACGTACTTTGGCGATTGATGCAATTGAGAAGGCAAATTCCGGACATCCGGGTATGCCTATGGGCTCCGCTCCAATGGGGTACCAACTTTTTGCAAAAACGATGACTCATAACCCGGACCACCCAACTTGGGTTAACCGGGACCGTTTTGTCCTGTCTGCAGGACATGGCTCCATGTTGCTGTACAGCTTGCTGCACCTGAGCGGATATGATCTTCCAATGGAAGAACTGAAACAGTTCCGTCAATGGGGAAGCAAAACTCCGGGTCACCCGGAATTCGGACATACTGCAGGTGTTGATGCAACAACTGGCCCACTGGGTCAAGGTATTGCAATGGCTGTAGGTATGGCGATGGCTGAAGCTCAACTGGGCGCAACATACAATAAAGACAAATTCAACGTAGTTGACCACTACACTTACGCAATCTGTGGTGATGGTGACTTGATGGAAGGCGTATCTCATGAATCAGCTTCCCTGGCTGGACGTTTGCACCTGGGCAAACTGATCATGTTGTTCGACTCCAATGACATCACGCTTGATGGTAAATTGGATCTGTCTTCTTCCGAAAGCATCGCTAAGCGTTTTGAAGCTTATGGCTGGCAAGTGCTGCGCGTTGAAGATGGTAACGATCTGCCTGCAATCGAAAAAGCAATTCAGGAAGGTCAAGCAGATACACTGCGTCCTACACTGATCGAAGTTAAAACGGTTATCGGTTATGGTAGCCCGAACAAACAAGGTAAAGGCGGCCACGGCGGTACTCACGGATCTCCACTGGGTGCAGACGAAGCCAAATTGACTAAAGAGTATTACAAATGGGTTTACGAAGAAAACTTCCACGTACCTGCTGAAGTTCGCGATCACTTTGCACAAGTGAAAGATCGTGGTATCTCTGCAAACAAAGCTTGGGACGAGAAATTTGCCGAGTACAAAAAAGCTTTCCCTGAGCTGGCAGCTCAATTCGAAACAGCGATTAACGGCGACCTTCCAGAAGGTTGGGACCGTGATCTTCCTAAATATGCAGCAACAGACAAAGCGCTCTCCACTCGTGTAGCATCCGGTAACGCTCTGAACGGTCTGGCGCACAATGTGCCACAACTGACAGGTGGATCTGCTGACTTGGAAAGCTCCACAATGACTCACTTGAACAACCTGGAGAACTTCACACCTGAAGATTACTCCGGCCGTAACATCTACTTCGGTATCCGTGAATTCGGTATGGCAGGAGCAATGAACGGTATGGCACTGCACAGCGGTGTGAAAGTATTCGGAGGTACGTTCTTCGTATTTACCGATTACCTGCGTCCGGCTGTTCGTCTGGCTGCCCTGATGGGACTGCCTGTAACGTATGTTCTGACTCACGACAGTATCGCTGTTGGTGAAGACGGTCCTACGCATGAACCGATCGAGCAATTGGCATCCCTGCGTATCATTCCTAACCTGACGGTTATTCGTCCGGCTGATGGTAATGAAACTTCGGCTGCTTGGGCTTACGCGCTTGAGAACAAGAGCAACCCGGTTGCACTCGTACTCACTCGTCAAAACCTGCCGATCCTGGAAGGTACGGTTGAAGGTTCACGTGAGAACGTGAAACGTGGTGCTTATGTTGTCTCTGATGCAAAAGATGGCAAAGCGGTAGCACAAATCATCGCTACAGGTTCTGAAGTGCAATTGGCTGTTAAAGCTCAAGCAGCACTTGCTGAACAAGGCATCCAAGTTCGCGTAATCAGTATGCCAAGCTGGGATCTGTTCGAGAAACAAGACAAAGCTTATAAAGAGTCCGTTCTTCTTCCGGATGTTAAAGCGCGTCTTGCGATTGAAATGGCTTATCCAATGGGCTGGGAGAAATATGTTGGAGATCAAGGTGACATTCTCGGAATAAGCACATTTGGTGCATCCGCGCCTGGTGACCGTGTTATCCAAGAATATGGCTTTACAGTGGATAACGTGGTTAGCCGCGTAAAAGCATTGCTGTAA
- a CDS encoding pyrimidine/purine nucleoside phosphorylase yields the protein MSQFDQVSVVKEANIYYDGQVTSRTVILGDGSKVTLGIMLPGSYEFGTDSREIMEILSGDLKVLLPGEEEWQEIQGQATFHVPAESKFKLEIRSVTDYVCSYPAE from the coding sequence ATGTCACAATTCGATCAAGTCAGTGTAGTGAAAGAGGCCAACATTTATTATGATGGTCAGGTAACCAGCAGAACGGTTATTTTGGGGGATGGCAGCAAAGTGACTCTGGGCATCATGCTTCCAGGCAGTTATGAGTTCGGTACGGATTCCCGTGAAATTATGGAGATTCTGTCCGGAGATCTGAAAGTATTGCTTCCCGGAGAAGAAGAGTGGCAAGAGATTCAAGGTCAAGCTACGTTCCACGTGCCTGCCGAATCCAAATTTAAACTGGAGATACGCAGCGTTACTGACTACGTCTGCTCGTACCCGGCGGAATAA
- a CDS encoding glucose-6-phosphate isomerase, with amino-acid sequence MAKKVTFDYSTALQFVNQHEVDYFAEPIRLAHEQLHNGTGTGSDYLGWIDLPTAYDKEEFARIQKAAAKIQSDSEVLIVIGIGGSYLGARAAIEMLTHSFYNNLPKDKRKTPEIYFAGNNISSTYVTHLLDLVEGKDFSVNVISKSGTTTEPAIAFRIFRAALEEKYGKEEARKRIYATTDKARGALKELANAEGYESFIIPDDVGGRYSVLTAVGLLPIAAAGISIEEMIQGAADASKEYSNPNVAENEAYQYAAVRNALYRKGKGTEILVNYEPSLHFVSEWWKQLFGESEGKDYKGIYPASVDFSTDLHSMGQFIQEGSRNIFETVIQVTEVSEHISIKSDPDDLDGLNFLEGKTMDFVNKKAFQGTLLAHTDGQVPNLIVNIPDMTPYSFGYLVYFFEKACGISGYLLGVNPFDQPGVEAYKKNMFALLGKPGFEEEKAALEARLSE; translated from the coding sequence ATGGCAAAAAAAGTGACATTTGACTATAGCACGGCATTGCAATTTGTAAATCAGCACGAAGTGGATTATTTTGCAGAACCGATTCGTCTGGCTCATGAGCAGCTTCACAACGGAACAGGAACAGGCTCCGATTATCTCGGCTGGATTGACCTTCCAACGGCTTATGACAAAGAAGAGTTCGCCCGCATTCAAAAAGCGGCTGCCAAAATCCAAAGCGACTCCGAAGTACTGATCGTTATCGGTATCGGTGGATCATACCTGGGTGCACGTGCAGCGATTGAAATGCTGACTCACTCTTTCTATAACAATCTGCCAAAAGACAAACGCAAAACGCCTGAAATCTATTTTGCAGGAAACAATATCAGCTCCACATATGTAACTCATTTGCTGGATCTGGTTGAAGGCAAAGATTTCTCCGTTAACGTCATCTCCAAATCCGGTACAACAACAGAGCCGGCAATTGCATTCCGTATCTTCCGTGCAGCACTGGAAGAGAAATATGGTAAAGAAGAAGCTCGCAAACGCATCTATGCTACAACAGACAAAGCACGCGGTGCATTGAAAGAACTGGCAAATGCAGAAGGATACGAATCTTTCATTATCCCTGATGATGTAGGCGGACGTTACTCCGTTCTGACAGCTGTAGGTTTGCTGCCAATCGCAGCAGCTGGTATCAGCATCGAAGAAATGATTCAAGGTGCGGCTGACGCATCCAAAGAATACAGCAACCCGAACGTAGCTGAGAATGAAGCATATCAATATGCTGCAGTTCGTAACGCATTGTATCGCAAAGGCAAAGGAACTGAGATTCTTGTAAACTACGAGCCTTCCCTGCACTTCGTATCTGAGTGGTGGAAACAACTGTTTGGAGAGAGTGAAGGTAAAGACTACAAAGGGATCTATCCTGCATCCGTTGATTTCTCTACAGACTTGCACTCCATGGGTCAATTCATTCAGGAAGGTAGCCGGAATATCTTCGAAACTGTTATCCAGGTTACTGAAGTTTCTGAGCATATCTCAATCAAATCCGATCCGGACGATCTGGATGGTCTGAACTTCCTTGAAGGTAAAACGATGGACTTTGTTAACAAAAAAGCATTCCAGGGAACACTGCTTGCACATACAGATGGTCAAGTACCAAACCTGATTGTGAACATTCCAGATATGACTCCATATTCTTTCGGATATCTGGTATACTTCTTTGAAAAAGCATGCGGTATCAGTGGCTACCTGCTGGGCGTCAACCCATTTGACCAACCAGGCGTGGAAGCTTACAAGAAAAATATGTTCGCATTGCTGGGCAAACCAGGCTTTGAAGAAGAGAAAGCAGCGCTCGAAGCGAGACTTTCCGAATAA
- a CDS encoding YigZ family protein: MIERYRTVRGPGNLEIVIKKSRFIGHIMPVTTEAEAVAFIEEIKKKHWNATHNCSAYMIGERDEIQKQSDDGEPSGTAGKPILEVIKNQKLKNVAIVVTRYFGGIMLGAGGLIRAYTDGAVAAIEAGEAITNVLHREVFVELDYTWLGKVENELRSREVRTGETGFTDKVTLTCLPPDSETEAFIAWITDLTQGQSRITEGQRLYFIEGE; this comes from the coding sequence ATGATTGAACGTTATCGCACGGTTCGAGGACCGGGCAATCTGGAAATTGTAATCAAGAAGTCGCGATTTATCGGTCATATTATGCCGGTCACGACAGAGGCAGAAGCTGTTGCTTTCATCGAAGAGATCAAGAAAAAACATTGGAATGCAACTCATAACTGCTCTGCATACATGATTGGGGAGCGGGACGAGATCCAGAAGCAATCCGATGACGGGGAACCCAGCGGAACAGCAGGGAAACCCATTCTTGAAGTGATCAAAAATCAGAAATTAAAAAATGTGGCAATTGTGGTTACGCGATACTTCGGGGGAATTATGCTTGGAGCTGGCGGGTTAATTCGTGCTTATACGGATGGAGCTGTAGCAGCCATTGAAGCCGGAGAAGCCATTACCAACGTGCTGCATCGTGAAGTGTTTGTTGAACTGGATTATACGTGGCTGGGTAAAGTGGAAAATGAGTTAAGAAGCCGGGAAGTCCGTACAGGTGAAACTGGATTCACCGATAAGGTTACGTTGACTTGTCTTCCGCCGGATAGTGAAACCGAGGCTTTTATAGCCTGGATCACGGATTTGACGCAAGGGCAATCCCGGATCACGGAGGGACAGCGGCTTTATTTTATTGAAGGGGAATAA
- a CDS encoding TetR/AcrR family transcriptional regulator has protein sequence MARRAVEQELSRERILEAARHLFITKGYRAISMRSIGQHLGYSHGSLYYHFKEKAELFYAIVVEDFNHLGHLLLQAMVRPVRDDVSKVEHIMMEFIRFGLENPYQYEIMFMIRDEELLSYCRAEQGRCFELFASIIRQYMNEENCTEEDIQRVPRTLFLAMHGFISYYIQDRLTFVEIESSALSHVKVLCRNLGQQPGDQ, from the coding sequence ATGGCTAGAAGAGCAGTCGAACAGGAGTTGTCGAGGGAGCGGATACTGGAGGCGGCGAGGCACCTTTTTATTACCAAAGGATACCGCGCCATTTCGATGCGAAGCATCGGCCAGCATCTGGGCTATAGTCATGGGTCGCTGTATTATCACTTTAAGGAAAAGGCAGAGCTGTTCTATGCCATCGTGGTTGAAGATTTTAATCATCTGGGCCATTTGCTGCTTCAAGCCATGGTCAGGCCGGTTCGTGATGATGTGAGCAAGGTAGAGCACATTATGATGGAGTTTATTCGCTTTGGTCTGGAGAACCCATATCAATACGAAATTATGTTTATGATCAGGGACGAAGAACTGTTGTCTTATTGTCGTGCCGAACAGGGACGTTGCTTCGAATTGTTTGCATCGATTATAAGGCAGTATATGAATGAAGAGAACTGTACGGAAGAGGATATTCAAAGGGTACCGCGTACGCTATTTTTGGCTATGCACGGATTCATTTCTTATTACATTCAGGACCGTTTAACGTTTGTGGAGATTGAATCGTCTGCGCTGTCTCATGTCAAAGTGCTGTGCCGCAATCTGGGTCAGCAGCCTGGCGACCAATAA
- a CDS encoding secondary thiamine-phosphate synthase enzyme YjbQ: MLYTKNISTSTRDEMKDITWDVKQVVQSSGVQNGTVLIYCPHTTAGIAINENADPDVKHDVLLRLDEVYPWEHPEYRHAEGNTASHLKSITTGPSQTVIIHEGRLLLGRWQGIYFCEFDGPREREYFLKIMEG, encoded by the coding sequence ATGTTATATACGAAGAATATATCCACTTCCACACGAGACGAAATGAAGGATATCACATGGGATGTAAAGCAAGTTGTCCAGAGTAGCGGTGTACAGAATGGGACGGTGCTCATCTACTGTCCTCATACGACGGCGGGGATTGCCATCAACGAAAATGCAGACCCGGATGTAAAACACGATGTATTGTTGCGCCTTGATGAAGTGTACCCTTGGGAGCATCCCGAATATCGACATGCCGAAGGCAATACAGCCTCTCATCTCAAATCGATTACAACAGGGCCATCACAAACGGTGATTATTCACGAAGGCAGGCTGCTGCTTGGCCGCTGGCAAGGCATTTACTTTTGCGAATTCGATGGACCACGTGAGCGGGAGTACTTCCTCAAAATCATGGAAGGTTAG
- the cysT gene encoding sulfate ABC transporter permease subunit CysT, with protein sequence MNTVLRHKGWTWGFRSTVLLYFIVLIVLPIIGVYVNSFSEGWSNFVQSIMDPIAWKAVLLTIRLAVIATLINVVLGTMIAWVLTRYRFVGRSFLNSLVDLPFALPTAVGGLMIMLLLGPVSVIGKLAESMGFEIVFHQPAIVIAMTFVTFPFVIRAVQPLLEEIDPSEEEASYTMGASKARTFMQVILPSMAPGMISGGMLAFSRGLAEFGAVVLVAGNIPGRTLTASVFIYGEIESDNPTGAAAVSVLLLTLSFLILWLINLVQMRGRRR encoded by the coding sequence ATGAATACCGTTCTTCGTCATAAGGGATGGACTTGGGGATTCCGCAGTACCGTATTGTTATATTTTATCGTACTTATTGTACTTCCAATCATCGGTGTGTACGTCAATTCCTTCTCCGAAGGATGGAGCAACTTTGTCCAGAGCATTATGGACCCCATCGCGTGGAAAGCCGTACTGCTGACCATTCGGCTGGCCGTCATTGCCACGCTGATTAATGTGGTTTTGGGCACGATGATCGCCTGGGTGTTGACAAGGTATCGCTTTGTAGGTCGATCGTTTCTCAACAGTCTGGTTGATCTCCCGTTTGCACTGCCAACAGCGGTGGGCGGCTTGATGATTATGCTGCTTTTGGGTCCGGTCAGTGTCATCGGGAAACTGGCAGAATCCATGGGATTTGAGATTGTATTTCACCAGCCCGCCATTGTTATCGCGATGACCTTTGTCACGTTTCCGTTTGTTATCCGTGCAGTGCAGCCTTTGCTGGAAGAAATCGATCCTTCCGAGGAAGAGGCCTCGTACACGATGGGGGCATCCAAGGCTCGCACGTTCATGCAGGTTATTCTGCCTTCTATGGCACCTGGCATGATCAGTGGGGGGATGCTGGCTTTCTCGAGAGGACTGGCTGAATTCGGGGCTGTTGTGCTGGTGGCTGGTAACATTCCCGGAAGAACACTGACTGCTTCCGTATTTATCTACGGGGAGATTGAAAGTGATAATCCAACGGGGGCTGCTGCTGTATCCGTGTTGCTCCTGACGCTCTCCTTCCTGATCCTCTGGCTGATCAATCTGGTGCAGATGCGGGGGAGAAGACGATGA
- a CDS encoding sulfate ABC transporter permease subunit: MRRLLIGLTFAVFIVLLIIPLGRIFIGAFEDGAGGFLKGLMRPEALHALMMTGLVVLVVTLLNTLFGIMMALYLVRAGWLSERIKGLLNSIVDLPYAVSPVIGGLMIVLMLGPNSIMGAFFEGIGFNVVYAFPGMVIATLFVTFPLMVREVMPVLQELGSQQEEAASTLGAYGWRTFWSVTWPSIRWAVVYGLVLTVARSLGEFGAVLVVSGNIMNKTQTATTLVYQDVENFNVAAANGVALVLVTFSVGLLLMMEWAKKRKEVH, translated from the coding sequence ATGAGACGACTGTTAATCGGACTGACGTTTGCGGTATTTATTGTACTGCTGATCATCCCGCTTGGACGCATTTTTATTGGCGCATTTGAAGACGGGGCAGGCGGATTCCTGAAAGGGCTGATGCGCCCTGAGGCGTTACATGCCTTGATGATGACCGGACTGGTGGTTCTGGTGGTCACCCTGTTAAATACATTGTTTGGCATCATGATGGCTCTGTATCTGGTTCGTGCCGGATGGCTGAGTGAACGGATAAAAGGGCTGCTGAACAGCATTGTAGACCTGCCTTATGCCGTATCTCCTGTCATTGGCGGCTTGATGATTGTGTTGATGTTGGGACCTAACAGCATTATGGGCGCTTTTTTTGAAGGGATCGGATTCAATGTGGTCTATGCCTTCCCGGGTATGGTGATCGCAACGTTATTTGTTACCTTTCCACTGATGGTCAGAGAGGTTATGCCTGTCCTGCAGGAACTCGGTTCCCAGCAAGAAGAGGCTGCATCTACACTTGGCGCCTACGGCTGGAGAACGTTCTGGAGTGTGACATGGCCTTCGATCCGCTGGGCGGTAGTGTATGGTCTAGTCTTGACGGTTGCGCGCTCGCTTGGGGAATTCGGTGCAGTGCTGGTGGTATCCGGTAATATCATGAACAAAACACAGACCGCAACAACCCTGGTGTATCAGGATGTTGAGAATTTTAATGTGGCTGCCGCAAATGGTGTGGCATTGGTGCTGGTCACCTTCTCCGTCGGGCTGCTGCTTATGATGGAATGGGCCAAGAAGCGAAAGGAAGTGCATTGA
- the cysA gene encoding sulfate ABC transporter ATP-binding protein, with amino-acid sequence MHVEVRDLNKHFGDFHAVKDVSFDIAKGHLIGLLGPSGGGKTSILRMLAGLENPGSGEIRFHGKVVNHLPPQERGIGFVFQNYALFKHMTVFENIAFGLKVKKTPKAQIRDRVMELVELTGLKGFEQRYPHQLSGGQRQRVAFARALAPEPQLLLLDEPFAAIDAKIRQELRSWLRELIERVGITSIFVTHDQDEAIEVADEIMIISQGRLEQKGTPWDIYKNPQTPFVATFIGESTVVEDASQLKGFEHAVEGEGTKALIRPEYIEIGLKNEFTMLSATEKGTVKHLHFRGSEWMVEVDVQGHKLITYRSLEKTTLEIGQQIRVLVHRAYLFNDSNSWVVENRLKEDPMPVMI; translated from the coding sequence ATGCATGTAGAAGTCCGTGATTTGAACAAACATTTCGGTGATTTTCATGCGGTAAAAGATGTCTCATTCGATATTGCCAAAGGCCATCTGATCGGTCTGCTTGGACCCAGCGGAGGTGGGAAAACGTCCATTCTGCGGATGCTTGCGGGTCTGGAGAATCCGGGTTCCGGAGAGATTCGCTTTCACGGAAAAGTCGTGAACCATCTGCCTCCACAGGAGCGGGGCATCGGATTTGTATTCCAGAACTATGCCTTGTTCAAACATATGACGGTATTTGAGAATATCGCCTTTGGACTCAAGGTTAAGAAGACACCAAAAGCCCAGATCCGTGATCGGGTGATGGAACTTGTTGAACTGACCGGGTTAAAAGGTTTCGAACAGCGCTATCCGCATCAGTTATCTGGTGGGCAGCGTCAGCGTGTTGCTTTTGCCAGAGCACTCGCCCCGGAGCCACAGCTGTTATTGCTGGACGAACCGTTCGCGGCCATTGATGCCAAGATCCGTCAGGAACTGCGCTCATGGTTACGTGAGCTAATCGAGCGGGTAGGAATCACTTCGATTTTTGTAACGCATGACCAGGATGAAGCGATTGAAGTGGCGGACGAGATTATGATTATCAGCCAAGGTCGTCTGGAGCAGAAGGGCACACCTTGGGATATCTACAAAAACCCGCAGACACCGTTTGTGGCTACATTTATCGGGGAGTCAACGGTTGTGGAGGATGCTTCACAGCTGAAAGGGTTCGAACATGCGGTTGAGGGTGAAGGTACCAAAGCGCTGATCCGACCGGAGTATATTGAGATCGGCTTGAAAAACGAATTCACCATGTTGTCTGCAACCGAAAAAGGTACAGTCAAACATCTTCATTTCCGCGGCAGTGAATGGATGGTAGAGGTGGACGTACAGGGTCATAAGTTAATCACATATCGTTCCCTGGAGAAAACAACATTGGAGATCGGTCAACAAATTCGAGTCCTGGTACACCGTGCATACCTGTTCAATGACTCCAACAGTTGGGTGGTTGAGAACCGACTGAAGGAAGACCCGATGCCGGTGATGATTTAG